A single Cnuibacter physcomitrellae DNA region contains:
- a CDS encoding sigma-70 family RNA polymerase sigma factor has protein sequence MTDEQAELMRAVHDAHGAALLRFVTRLTRDPVQAQDVVQEALLRAWRKPAILEQGDEAARAWLFTVARNIVIDDSRSARRAHEFSTSDLPESPTRDHTDAVLDRWLVSDALSSLSREHRTIVVSSYYLGRSVAEIAEKEGIPEGTVRSRMHYALRALRLALQERGVTR, from the coding sequence ATGACCGATGAGCAGGCCGAGCTCATGCGCGCGGTGCACGACGCCCACGGCGCGGCGCTGCTGCGCTTCGTGACGCGTCTCACCCGCGACCCCGTGCAGGCGCAGGACGTCGTGCAGGAGGCCCTGCTGCGGGCCTGGCGGAAGCCGGCGATCCTCGAGCAGGGCGACGAGGCGGCGCGGGCGTGGCTGTTCACCGTGGCGCGCAACATCGTGATCGACGACAGCCGCAGCGCCCGGCGCGCCCACGAGTTCAGCACCTCCGACCTGCCGGAGTCGCCCACCCGAGACCACACGGACGCCGTGCTCGACCGCTGGCTGGTCTCGGATGCGCTCTCGTCGCTGAGCCGGGAGCACCGCACGATCGTGGTGTCGTCGTACTACCTCGGCCGATCGGTGGCCGAGATCGCCGAGAAGGAGGGCATCCCCGAGGGCACCGTCCGGTCGAGGATGCACTACGCGCTGAGGGCGCTGCGACTCGCCCTGCAGGAGAGGGGGGTGACCCGATGA
- a CDS encoding anti-sigma factor family protein has protein sequence MTDDYRDWDAAYVLGALAPDERREYERHLEGCAECRTQVAELAGMPGILGAVTPEEAVALVTDDSTGMRDEAPPSLVRSLATSVRVRRRRLRRRVVAGSVAAGLALAALGVGAGILLAPSIPWEPGATTYAMQSTVPDSVEARIAVTAKSWGTRFDWNCSYGTWADEGVSADYDLVVTDVDGHDTVVATWTAAGARTGNLTASTSIPVDRIRSVEIRFPDSDEALAEANLTA, from the coding sequence ATGACCGACGACTACCGGGACTGGGACGCCGCATACGTGCTCGGGGCACTGGCGCCCGACGAGCGCCGCGAGTACGAGCGGCACCTCGAGGGATGCGCCGAGTGCCGGACCCAGGTGGCCGAGCTGGCGGGGATGCCCGGCATCCTGGGCGCCGTCACGCCCGAGGAGGCGGTGGCCCTCGTGACCGACGACTCCACCGGGATGCGCGACGAGGCGCCGCCCTCGCTGGTGCGGTCGCTCGCCACCTCGGTGAGGGTCCGTCGTCGTCGCCTGCGCCGCCGAGTGGTGGCCGGGTCCGTCGCGGCGGGCCTCGCCCTCGCCGCCCTCGGGGTCGGCGCCGGCATCCTCCTGGCGCCGTCGATCCCGTGGGAGCCCGGCGCGACGACGTACGCCATGCAGTCCACCGTGCCGGACTCCGTCGAGGCGCGGATCGCGGTGACCGCCAAGTCGTGGGGCACGCGATTCGACTGGAACTGCAGCTACGGGACCTGGGCCGACGAGGGAGTGAGCGCCGACTACGACCTCGTCGTCACCGACGTCGACGGGCACGACACCGTGGTCGCCACGTGGACCGCGGCGGGCGCCAGGACGGGCAACCTCACCGCCTCCACCAGCATCCCGGTGGATCGGATCCGCTCGGTCGAGATCCGGTTCCCCGACAGCGACGAGGCGCTCGCCGAGGCGAACCTGACCGCCTGA
- the aroA gene encoding 3-phosphoshikimate 1-carboxyvinyltransferase — protein sequence MQLFVTGTTSPLSGELHIPVSKYHAHRALVLASLSPGRSVIHGLSETRQVVWTIGVLRALGTRIEIVGDSYVVDGGPYTTTEHVLDHGSSSDEGLLNVGSSGTTLYFMTGLASLADKPITLTGMKYFRRRPIKALLTALGEMGVEYESTNDCPPITVQPRRPRGGRVQIAGTLSQWVSGLLLLAPFAERETTIEVVGELNEQPYVELTVSMMRHWGLTVEVSDDWRTFTIPAGQTATPAEYTIPPDIGSAAFGLAAAAIRPSDVLFRGMSTMTAAETDHPEAEFLDLVAAMGLPMAIDPDSGFVRVRHDGIELAPLDIDCQPIPDLLPVLSTLATFARGTSRFRNISHIRLKESDRVNAMLQLNRLGGDLVDSGEELRITGVDSLHGSPMSSFNDHRVLMSLAIAATRAEGRSRLTYPRAYRISYPTFLQEMTRVGLEMDITAPARTEADGSHGSHSIAS from the coding sequence GTGCAGCTCTTCGTCACCGGCACCACCTCACCCCTCTCAGGGGAGCTCCACATCCCGGTCTCGAAGTACCACGCCCATCGAGCCCTGGTCCTCGCCTCGCTGTCGCCCGGCAGGAGCGTCATCCACGGCCTGTCGGAGACGCGGCAGGTGGTCTGGACCATCGGCGTCCTGCGGGCGCTCGGCACGAGGATCGAGATCGTCGGCGACTCCTACGTCGTCGACGGCGGGCCCTACACGACCACCGAGCACGTCCTGGATCACGGCTCGTCCAGCGACGAGGGCCTCCTCAACGTCGGCTCGTCCGGCACGACGCTCTACTTCATGACCGGGCTCGCCAGCCTCGCCGACAAGCCGATCACCCTGACCGGGATGAAGTACTTCCGGCGGCGGCCCATCAAGGCGCTGCTGACCGCGCTCGGCGAGATGGGCGTGGAGTACGAGTCGACGAACGACTGCCCGCCCATCACCGTCCAGCCGCGCCGGCCGCGAGGGGGTCGCGTGCAGATCGCCGGCACCCTGTCGCAATGGGTCTCCGGGCTGCTCCTGCTCGCCCCCTTCGCCGAGCGCGAGACCACGATCGAGGTCGTCGGCGAGCTCAACGAGCAGCCGTACGTCGAGCTCACGGTGTCGATGATGCGTCACTGGGGGCTCACCGTCGAGGTGTCGGACGACTGGCGCACCTTCACCATCCCGGCCGGGCAGACGGCGACGCCGGCCGAGTACACGATCCCGCCCGACATCGGCTCGGCCGCGTTCGGACTCGCCGCTGCGGCGATCCGGCCGTCCGATGTGCTGTTCCGCGGCATGTCGACCATGACGGCCGCGGAGACCGACCACCCCGAGGCGGAGTTCCTCGACCTGGTGGCGGCGATGGGCCTGCCGATGGCCATCGACCCCGACTCGGGGTTCGTCCGCGTGCGCCACGACGGGATCGAGCTCGCGCCGCTCGACATCGACTGCCAGCCCATCCCCGATCTGCTGCCCGTCCTGTCCACCCTGGCGACGTTCGCGCGCGGGACCTCGCGGTTCCGCAACATCTCGCACATCCGCCTCAAGGAGAGCGACCGGGTGAACGCCATGCTGCAGCTCAACCGGCTCGGCGGCGATCTGGTCGACTCCGGCGAGGAGCTCCGCATCACCGGCGTCGACTCCCTGCACGGCTCGCCGATGTCGTCCTTCAACGACCATCGTGTGCTCATGTCGCTGGCCATCGCCGCCACGCGCGCCGAGGGCCGATCCCGGCTCACCTATCCGCGCGCCTATCGCATCTCCTACCCCACGTTCCTCCAGGAGATGACGCGCGTCGGCCTCGAGATGGACATCACCGCACCGGCCCGCACCGAGGCCGACGGGTCCCACGGCTCCCACTCGATCGCCTCGTGA
- a CDS encoding AMP-binding protein, with protein MSVVAPPVLVHSELVHELARTAPDSPAVIEVGERPTALTWGELQDAADRVSALLLDLGVRPGESVAFQLPNWIECVTTTLGVLQIGAVVAPIMPVFGPREVSMVLSRSRARVLFVPQSFRKRPHAAELAQVAIEADARGLPLAVEHVVVVADADREGTPRAGTAGDGPFTPPAAPAVPITDDEPGRERRPGSASGWTWHDFDDALASVSVDRSALEARRPGPDDVAQLLFTSGTTGEPKGVQHAHRSLGLATAMHVAQTGLGADDRVYIPSPLAHQTGFLYGLLLSWRLGVPSVVQPIWDARTALSQAFGTARATFVQAATPFLMDLVEAVEGGEPAPESLRIVVPTGAAVPRELAERAMRVLGTVTLGAFGTTETCLGALASPGDGPAAWGSDGRALEGVGIRIVDDEGVELPRGAEGNYELSSPTMFLGYLDRPDLTAEVFTADGWYRTGDLAILDEAGFLHITGRVKDVINRGGEKVPVVEIENLLFQHPRVKDVAIVAEPHPRLGERACAFVVTADGAEPLGFGEMQEYLAAAKVSKYFWPERLAFVDELPRNPVGKVQKNLLRVRAAELVADGGGLTSTRA; from the coding sequence GTGAGCGTCGTCGCACCGCCGGTCCTCGTGCACTCGGAGCTCGTGCACGAGCTCGCCCGGACCGCCCCGGACTCCCCCGCCGTGATCGAGGTCGGCGAGCGGCCGACCGCTCTGACCTGGGGTGAGCTGCAGGACGCCGCCGACCGCGTCTCGGCGCTCCTCCTCGACCTCGGCGTGCGTCCGGGAGAGTCGGTCGCGTTCCAGCTGCCCAACTGGATCGAGTGCGTCACCACGACCCTCGGTGTGCTGCAGATCGGCGCGGTCGTGGCCCCGATCATGCCCGTGTTCGGGCCACGGGAGGTCTCGATGGTGCTCTCGCGCTCGCGCGCGAGGGTGCTCTTCGTCCCGCAGTCGTTCCGCAAGCGCCCGCACGCCGCCGAGCTCGCTCAGGTCGCGATCGAGGCGGATGCGCGCGGACTCCCCCTCGCCGTCGAGCACGTCGTCGTGGTCGCCGACGCCGATCGTGAGGGCACGCCCCGCGCAGGCACCGCCGGCGACGGCCCCTTCACGCCGCCCGCCGCTCCCGCCGTGCCGATCACCGACGACGAGCCGGGGCGGGAGAGACGGCCCGGGAGCGCATCCGGATGGACCTGGCACGACTTCGACGACGCGCTCGCCTCCGTATCCGTGGATCGCAGCGCCCTCGAGGCCCGCCGCCCTGGTCCCGATGACGTGGCCCAGCTGCTGTTCACCTCGGGCACGACCGGCGAGCCGAAGGGTGTGCAGCACGCCCACCGGTCGCTCGGGCTGGCGACCGCGATGCACGTCGCGCAGACCGGGCTCGGCGCCGACGACCGCGTCTACATCCCCTCGCCGTTGGCCCATCAGACCGGCTTCCTCTACGGCCTGCTCCTGAGCTGGCGGCTCGGGGTCCCGAGCGTCGTCCAGCCCATCTGGGATGCACGGACCGCCCTGTCGCAGGCGTTCGGCACCGCCCGCGCCACCTTCGTGCAGGCGGCGACGCCCTTCCTCATGGACCTCGTCGAGGCGGTCGAGGGCGGTGAGCCCGCCCCCGAGTCTCTCCGGATCGTGGTGCCGACCGGAGCCGCCGTGCCGCGCGAGCTGGCCGAGCGTGCCATGAGGGTGCTCGGCACCGTGACCCTCGGGGCGTTCGGGACGACCGAGACCTGCCTCGGCGCGCTGGCCTCCCCCGGCGACGGACCGGCGGCGTGGGGCAGCGACGGGCGTGCGCTCGAGGGGGTCGGCATCCGCATCGTCGACGACGAGGGGGTCGAGCTCCCGCGCGGAGCGGAGGGGAACTACGAGCTGAGCTCGCCCACGATGTTCCTCGGCTACCTCGACCGCCCCGATCTCACCGCTGAGGTGTTCACCGCGGACGGCTGGTACCGCACGGGCGATCTGGCCATCCTCGACGAGGCCGGGTTCCTCCACATCACGGGCCGCGTGAAGGACGTGATCAACCGCGGCGGCGAGAAGGTGCCCGTGGTCGAGATCGAGAACCTGCTGTTCCAGCATCCGCGGGTGAAGGACGTCGCCATCGTCGCCGAACCGCATCCGCGCCTCGGCGAGCGCGCGTGCGCCTTCGTGGTCACCGCCGACGGGGCCGAGCCGCTCGGCTTCGGCGAGATGCAGGAGTACCTCGCCGCGGCGAAGGTGTCGAAGTACTTCTGGCCCGAACGGCTGGCGTTCGTCGACGAGCTGCCCCGCAATCCGGTAGGCAAGGTGCAGAAGAACCTGCTGCGGGTGCGCGCGGCGGAGCTCGTCGCCGACGGCGGCGGGCTCACCTCGACCCGCGCCTGA
- a CDS encoding acyl-CoA dehydrogenase family protein gives MTEDEFQELKAEITAWVEGPGEEFAERIEATGVVPPDLFETLRERGYLSLAAPERLGGRGIPFSRYLELMEVFSRSHGSVRMLVHVINGTWRAMEPYATPEQLERIVKPSVAGEVLVAFTLTEATAGTGADIRTTVRREGDTYYMTGEKHLITFGVKCDYWLITARLEGTSGNEGTVEFLMPNSGLPGVEVIDDSDTMGIRGTDHAILRFQDAPVPASARLGEEGQGLEVALGGFLLPSRISVAMSCVGLAERAQQLAVEYALKRETFGKRLAERPVIQQYLAENYADIAAARALVLEAGRAYEEGRPDAAALSSASKMVAVDMIGRVTDKALQVHGGQGYWHRNAIERVYRDARAPRFEEGTNEIQKTVVARHVLTEAVAARAAASTQPTDTQEKAEDRA, from the coding sequence GTGACCGAAGACGAGTTCCAGGAGCTCAAGGCCGAGATCACCGCCTGGGTCGAGGGCCCGGGCGAGGAGTTCGCCGAGCGCATCGAAGCGACCGGGGTGGTCCCACCCGACCTGTTCGAGACGTTGAGGGAGCGCGGCTACCTCTCGCTGGCCGCGCCCGAGCGCCTCGGCGGCCGCGGCATCCCGTTCTCGAGATATCTGGAGCTCATGGAGGTCTTCTCCCGCTCCCACGGCTCGGTGCGGATGCTCGTGCACGTCATCAACGGCACCTGGCGCGCGATGGAGCCCTACGCCACGCCCGAGCAGCTCGAGCGGATCGTCAAGCCGTCCGTGGCGGGCGAGGTGCTCGTCGCGTTCACGCTCACCGAGGCTACCGCGGGCACCGGCGCCGACATCCGCACCACGGTGCGGCGCGAGGGCGACACCTACTACATGACCGGTGAGAAGCACCTCATCACGTTCGGCGTGAAGTGCGACTACTGGCTGATCACCGCTCGCCTGGAGGGCACCAGCGGCAACGAGGGCACGGTCGAGTTCCTCATGCCGAACAGCGGGCTCCCCGGCGTCGAGGTCATCGACGACTCCGACACGATGGGGATCCGCGGGACCGACCACGCCATCCTCCGCTTCCAGGACGCTCCCGTCCCCGCGTCGGCCCGCCTGGGCGAGGAGGGGCAGGGGCTCGAGGTGGCGCTCGGCGGCTTCCTGCTGCCCTCGCGCATCTCCGTCGCGATGAGCTGCGTGGGGCTCGCCGAGCGAGCGCAGCAGCTCGCCGTCGAGTACGCGCTGAAGCGCGAGACCTTCGGCAAGAGGCTCGCCGAGCGCCCCGTCATCCAGCAGTACCTGGCCGAGAACTACGCGGACATCGCCGCCGCGCGCGCCCTCGTCCTCGAGGCGGGTCGCGCCTACGAGGAGGGCCGCCCCGACGCCGCCGCGCTGTCGAGCGCGTCGAAGATGGTCGCGGTCGACATGATCGGTCGCGTCACCGACAAGGCGCTGCAGGTGCACGGCGGCCAGGGATACTGGCACCGGAATGCGATCGAGCGCGTCTACCGCGACGCGAGGGCTCCGCGCTTCGAGGAGGGCACCAACGAGATCCAGAAGACCGTCGTCGCACGCCACGTGCTGACGGAGGCGGTCGCGGCGCGGGCCGCCGCGTCGACGCAGCCGACGGACACCCAGGAGAAGGCAGAGGACAGGGCATGA
- a CDS encoding SDR family oxidoreductase encodes MTDSTQRIVAITGASRGIGRLLAQKLGAQGAAVVINYKVNADLAEESLADVVAAGGSGITVQADIEQADDIDALFDRIRSEYGRLDGFVANAAASAFKPVSALKTHHLDRSYAMNTRSFVLGAIRAAELMDAGGRIVAVTSYGSLRAFPTYAALGAAKAANEAYVKFMATEFGPRQITVNAVNGGLIDTDSLDYFYNRVPGMAPMESVLAKVPLQRPGTADDMADAIDFLLSDRASYITGQVISVDGGLTVVAPPFWADTTGDLRAAVMLDRPDPSVLPE; translated from the coding sequence ATGACCGACTCGACCCAGCGCATCGTCGCCATCACCGGAGCCTCCCGCGGCATCGGGCGCCTGCTCGCCCAGAAGCTCGGGGCGCAGGGGGCGGCCGTCGTCATCAACTACAAGGTGAACGCCGACCTCGCCGAGGAGTCGCTCGCCGACGTCGTCGCCGCCGGCGGCTCGGGCATCACGGTGCAGGCCGACATCGAGCAGGCCGACGACATCGACGCGCTCTTCGACCGCATCCGCTCCGAGTACGGCCGGCTCGACGGGTTCGTCGCCAACGCCGCCGCGAGCGCGTTCAAGCCCGTCTCGGCGCTGAAGACCCACCACCTCGATCGCAGTTACGCCATGAACACCCGGTCGTTCGTGCTCGGCGCCATCCGAGCGGCGGAGCTCATGGACGCCGGCGGACGCATCGTGGCGGTGACGAGCTACGGCTCGCTCCGCGCCTTCCCCACCTACGCGGCGCTCGGCGCGGCGAAGGCGGCGAACGAGGCCTACGTGAAGTTCATGGCCACCGAGTTCGGCCCGCGCCAGATCACCGTGAACGCGGTCAACGGCGGGCTCATCGACACCGACTCCCTCGACTACTTCTACAATCGCGTCCCGGGGATGGCGCCGATGGAGTCCGTGCTGGCGAAGGTGCCGCTGCAGCGCCCCGGGACCGCGGACGACATGGCGGACGCGATCGACTTCCTGCTCTCGGACCGTGCGTCGTACATCACCGGCCAGGTGATCTCGGTCGACGGCGGGCTGACCGTGGTCGCCCCGCCGTTCTGGGCCGACACGACCGGCGATCTCCGGGCCGCCGTGATGCTCGACAGGCCGGACCCGTCGGTGCTCCCCGAGTGA
- a CDS encoding oxidoreductase has protein sequence MSAHLRRTFSPWRLGTIELPHRVIMGSMHAGLETLDDGGDALAAYYSERVRGGACLVITGGIAVSRQGSGALDFSVFGDPAGDARMARAVSAVHAAGGLIAAQLFHAGRYALLEGMTEPDGTPTRSVAPSPLPWRGARGAVPQELDEAGVLRVIDEFRLAAARAVQLGFDAVEIMGSEGYLINQFCSPVTNLREDEWGGDPARRRRFAVEVVRAVRRGVGRDVPVIMRMSGADLVPGSSTQEETDELARALVVAGADALNIGIGWHESTVPTVQAAVPHGVWLRYSEAIVSAICTLPEEHWVRDDEGRKGRSPVPVIASNRMNDLRDVEDVLGRRTVTAVALARPFLADASLVDHSREGRFDHVNTCIGCNQACLDRSFALAPVSCLVNPRAARESRYPVAVSLRTSSAARFAVVGGGPAGLVAASDLAGQGHRVTLFEASAELGGQFTLAARIPTKEDYALTVRHYESLLERQGVQIEVAHPAIVDELAEFDGVVVATGVRPRTIDVPGATLPHVLSYEEAIRGGVPSGPVVVIGGGGIGVDTAKFLVLSHDAVERGREFDARFALAAPETMLEGSAYPQRVRMRRPLVHHDPRPGSSVTVLRRRGKFGAGMGITSRWVALGELRDAGVRMLADLEYEEITPDGVRVRFGDGRSELLAASTVIVCAGQVSHDPLSAELAARGVRHEVVGGALDASGVDAVRATRQGLDAARRLPRPASVPAA, from the coding sequence GTGTCCGCACACCTTCGACGCACCTTCTCACCGTGGAGACTCGGCACGATCGAGCTGCCCCACCGCGTGATCATGGGCAGCATGCACGCCGGCCTCGAGACCCTCGATGACGGAGGCGACGCCCTCGCGGCGTACTACTCCGAGCGGGTCCGGGGTGGCGCGTGCCTCGTGATCACCGGCGGCATCGCGGTGAGCCGTCAGGGCAGCGGCGCCCTCGACTTCAGCGTGTTCGGCGATCCGGCGGGCGACGCGCGGATGGCGCGCGCCGTCAGCGCGGTGCACGCGGCGGGTGGGCTGATCGCGGCGCAGCTGTTCCACGCCGGCCGGTACGCGCTCCTCGAGGGCATGACCGAGCCCGACGGGACGCCCACGCGCTCGGTGGCGCCCTCGCCGCTGCCCTGGCGCGGGGCTCGCGGCGCCGTCCCGCAGGAGCTCGACGAGGCAGGCGTGCTCAGGGTGATCGACGAGTTCAGGCTGGCGGCTGCTCGCGCGGTGCAGCTGGGCTTCGACGCCGTGGAGATCATGGGGTCGGAGGGCTACCTGATCAACCAGTTCTGCTCGCCGGTGACGAACCTGCGCGAGGACGAGTGGGGCGGCGACCCAGCTCGACGCCGCCGGTTCGCCGTCGAGGTCGTCCGCGCCGTGCGGCGCGGCGTGGGCCGCGACGTGCCGGTCATCATGCGGATGTCGGGCGCCGACCTCGTGCCGGGCTCGTCGACGCAGGAGGAGACCGACGAGCTGGCGCGGGCCCTCGTGGTCGCCGGCGCGGATGCGCTCAACATCGGCATCGGCTGGCACGAGTCGACCGTCCCGACGGTGCAGGCCGCGGTGCCGCACGGCGTGTGGCTCCGGTACTCGGAGGCCATCGTGTCGGCGATCTGCACCCTGCCCGAGGAGCACTGGGTGCGCGACGACGAGGGCCGAAAGGGCAGGTCCCCTGTCCCGGTCATCGCGAGCAACCGGATGAACGACCTCCGTGACGTCGAGGACGTCCTCGGTCGGCGCACGGTCACCGCGGTCGCGCTCGCGCGTCCGTTCCTGGCTGACGCGTCGCTCGTCGACCATTCCCGCGAAGGCCGCTTCGATCACGTGAACACGTGCATCGGCTGCAACCAGGCGTGCCTCGACCGGTCCTTCGCCCTCGCTCCGGTCTCCTGCCTGGTGAACCCCCGAGCCGCTCGCGAGTCGCGATATCCGGTGGCGGTGTCGCTGCGGACCTCCTCCGCCGCGCGCTTCGCGGTGGTGGGCGGTGGCCCTGCGGGTCTCGTCGCCGCCTCCGACCTCGCCGGACAGGGTCATCGCGTCACGCTGTTCGAGGCGTCCGCCGAGCTCGGCGGGCAGTTCACCCTGGCCGCGCGCATCCCCACCAAGGAGGACTACGCCCTCACCGTGAGGCACTACGAGTCGCTCCTCGAGCGGCAGGGGGTCCAGATCGAGGTGGCGCATCCCGCGATCGTCGACGAGCTCGCCGAGTTCGACGGGGTCGTCGTGGCGACGGGGGTGCGTCCGCGCACCATCGACGTCCCCGGCGCGACCCTGCCGCACGTGCTCTCGTACGAGGAGGCGATCCGGGGCGGCGTACCGTCGGGCCCCGTGGTGGTGATCGGCGGGGGTGGGATCGGCGTCGACACCGCGAAGTTCCTCGTCCTCTCGCACGACGCCGTGGAGCGCGGACGCGAGTTCGACGCCCGGTTCGCGCTGGCCGCTCCGGAGACGATGCTCGAGGGATCGGCGTACCCGCAGCGGGTGCGGATGCGCCGGCCTCTCGTCCACCACGATCCGCGGCCCGGTTCGTCGGTGACGGTGCTGCGCCGTCGCGGGAAGTTCGGGGCGGGCATGGGCATCACGTCGCGCTGGGTCGCCCTCGGCGAGCTGCGGGACGCGGGAGTGCGGATGCTGGCGGACCTCGAGTACGAGGAGATCACCCCCGACGGCGTGCGCGTGCGCTTCGGCGACGGCCGCAGCGAGCTCCTCGCCGCGTCGACCGTGATCGTGTGCGCGGGCCAGGTCTCGCACGACCCGCTGAGCGCCGAGCTGGCCGCCCGGGGCGTGCGCCACGAGGTCGTGGGCGGCGCGCTCGACGCCTCCGGCGTCGACGCCGTGCGGGCCACACGGCAGGGGCTCGACGCAGCCCGTCGTCTCCCTCGCCCGGCGTCCGTCCCCGCCGCCTGA
- a CDS encoding amidohydrolase, protein MPLDRIVLARTVLTMDPEHPRAEAVGVDTSSGTIVAVGSHEGLTAAHPDADLVDLGDAALLPGFIDSHSHPIMSGMMCREPAQWIAPYVGYPSYADVTALFERLETETPAGVGLLFNGLDRTLQAAPELTNLDLDAFFPDRPVFVLDNSGHEGYFTSALIRQLGWADGKPPADPVGARFGRHADGTSNGRCYELQAVMAVLQPLMATVLTDPLLSAAKWYRYMAENGITATTEHTFGLSLLPAITALGSLPDSPLGLSLYHMSTEPDPTAPLETSAPEAMVRKVGVKLWADGSPWTGTIATTFPYLDNDTVRGAGITPGPGGEAMMNYTRADLDELLDSFAGSGLQMAFHVNGDLGLDIVLDAYERALTRQGLLGSDHGWRVEHVGAARREQFGRAAALGVGVSMSPFQFVYWGDVLDGTLFASEIGSQWQRFADAIASGATVSFHNDGSVSPPIPLLNLQTAVTRLTGSGTLRGPEQRITLDEALKAETVSAARHLGRGDEIGSIEPGKRADFVVLSADPYTADPARLVDDVRVLGTWRDGRPLDLDAFLQQVAAIDPAQHADLPAHAAVHPHC, encoded by the coding sequence GTGCCTCTCGACCGCATCGTCCTCGCCCGCACCGTCCTGACCATGGACCCCGAGCATCCGCGGGCCGAAGCGGTGGGCGTCGACACCTCGTCCGGGACGATCGTGGCCGTGGGATCCCACGAGGGGCTGACCGCGGCCCATCCGGACGCCGACCTCGTCGACCTGGGCGACGCCGCCCTGCTGCCCGGCTTCATCGACTCGCACAGCCACCCCATCATGAGCGGGATGATGTGCCGCGAGCCGGCCCAGTGGATCGCGCCCTACGTGGGCTACCCGAGCTACGCCGACGTCACGGCTCTGTTCGAGCGGCTCGAGACGGAGACGCCGGCCGGCGTCGGGCTGCTGTTCAACGGACTCGACCGCACCCTGCAGGCGGCGCCGGAGCTGACGAACCTCGATCTCGACGCGTTCTTCCCGGACCGGCCGGTGTTCGTGCTCGACAACTCCGGGCACGAGGGCTACTTCACCAGCGCGCTCATCCGGCAGCTCGGGTGGGCCGACGGGAAACCGCCGGCCGACCCTGTGGGCGCCCGCTTCGGACGCCACGCCGACGGCACCTCGAACGGGCGCTGCTACGAGCTGCAGGCGGTCATGGCCGTCCTCCAGCCCCTGATGGCCACCGTGCTCACGGACCCGCTGCTCTCGGCGGCCAAGTGGTACCGCTACATGGCCGAGAACGGGATCACCGCGACCACCGAGCACACCTTCGGCCTGAGTCTGCTGCCCGCGATCACCGCTCTCGGCTCACTGCCCGACAGTCCGCTCGGGCTGTCGCTGTACCACATGTCGACCGAGCCCGACCCGACGGCACCGCTCGAGACGTCGGCGCCGGAGGCGATGGTGCGGAAGGTGGGCGTGAAGCTCTGGGCAGACGGATCGCCCTGGACGGGCACCATCGCGACCACCTTCCCATACCTCGACAACGACACCGTCCGGGGCGCAGGCATCACGCCGGGACCGGGTGGCGAGGCGATGATGAACTACACGCGCGCCGACCTCGACGAGCTGCTCGACTCCTTCGCCGGCAGCGGACTCCAGATGGCGTTCCACGTCAACGGCGACCTCGGGCTCGACATCGTCCTCGACGCCTACGAGCGCGCTCTGACCAGGCAGGGCCTCCTCGGCTCCGACCACGGCTGGCGGGTGGAGCACGTCGGGGCGGCACGCCGTGAGCAGTTCGGCCGCGCCGCCGCGCTCGGGGTCGGCGTCTCGATGAGCCCGTTCCAGTTCGTCTACTGGGGCGACGTGCTCGACGGGACGCTCTTCGCGTCGGAGATCGGCTCGCAGTGGCAGCGGTTCGCGGATGCGATCGCGAGCGGCGCCACGGTGAGCTTCCACAACGACGGGTCGGTCAGCCCGCCCATCCCGCTGCTCAACCTCCAGACGGCGGTCACGCGCCTCACCGGGTCGGGCACGCTCCGCGGCCCCGAGCAGCGGATCACCCTCGACGAGGCGCTGAAGGCGGAGACCGTCAGCGCCGCGCGCCACCTCGGCCGCGGTGACGAGATCGGGTCGATCGAGCCGGGCAAGCGCGCCGACTTCGTCGTGCTCTCCGCCGACCCGTACACGGCCGATCCGGCCCGACTCGTCGACGACGTGCGGGTGCTCGGCACCTGGCGGGACGGCCGCCCTCTCGACCTCGACGCGTTCCTCCAGCAGGTCGCCGCGATCGACCCCGCGCAGCACGCCGACCTCCCCGCCCACGCCGCCGTCCACCCGCACTGCTGA